In Amia ocellicauda isolate fAmiCal2 chromosome 7, fAmiCal2.hap1, whole genome shotgun sequence, one genomic interval encodes:
- the LOC136752943 gene encoding uncharacterized protein LOC136752943, with product MEALGCEWAGLLLLQCVAAQVLVADRTVSLAFGNSSRFSSALWLKPAHCLFEDWLGSAADKTLANRETAVVRIEVMKAGDATGMVYQSASVYPIPHCDFLFSEPSTLSDAPYRLGPELRCVSPRVNQSCVSQIFPGQAYRVRYAVSSTDKVIVVTPWSEPLWTRGEVMDNQSLSLNFSRSGGMIALAVLISLAMVTLVIMAILTVIKQHM from the exons ATGGAGGCTTTGGGGTGCGAGTGGGCTGGCCTGCTGCTTCTGCAGTGTGTCGCTGCGCAGGTGCTGGTTGCAG acagGACAGTCTCTCTAGCCTTCGGAAATTCGTCACGCTTCAGCTCCGCCCTCTGGTTAAAGCCCGCCCACTGCCTGTTCGAGGATTGGCTTGGGTCCGCAGCAGACAAAACGTTGGCCAATCGGGAGACCGCTGTCGTCCGTATTGAAGTGATGAAAGCAGGGG atgCTACAGGGATGGTGTATCAGTCTGCCAGTGTGTACCCGATCCCCCATTGTGACTTCCTGTTCTCTGAGCCCAGCACACTCTCTGATGCCCCGTACAGGCTGGGTCCAGAACTGCGCTGTGTCTCTCCTCGAGTCAACCAAAGCTGCGTCTCCCAGATATTCCCTGGACAGGCCTACAG GGTGCGGTATGCAGTGTCCAGTACAGACAAGGTCATCGTGGTCACTCCGTGGTCTGAGCCCCTCTGGACACGAG GTGAAGTGATGGACAACCAGTCTCTTTCTCTCAATTTCTCTCGTTCTGGAGGGATGATTGCCCTTGCAGTCCTCATCAGCCTAGCTATGGTAACGCTGGTCATCATGGCAATCCTCACTGTGATCAAGCAGCACATGTGA
- the LOC136753831 gene encoding galanin peptides-like yields the protein MSDSVRLSMQCVRAVLCVSLLLSGILSESLGLTFTGREKRGWTLNSAGYLLGPHAHRTLTVKGELMGKRESVQENSLYSAHNDSDLHTLMEFISYLRLKELGTLDEDIIV from the exons atGAGTGACTCAG TGCGTCTttct ATGCAGTGTGTCCGCgcagtgctctgtgtctctctgctgCTGTCAGGGATCCTTTCAGAGTCTCTGGGACTCACCTTCACG GGCCGTGAGAAGAGAGGCTGGACTCTGAACAGTGCTGGGTATCTTCTGGGGCCTC atGCTCACAGGACTCTGACAGTGAAGGGGGAGCTGATGGGGAAGAGAGAATCTGTGCAGGAGAA ctctctctattcagCTCACAATGACTCTGATCTTCATACACTTATGGAATTTATTTCATACCTCCGCCTCAAag AGTTGGGGACTCTGGATGAAGACATTATTGTTTAG